A window of Candidatus Pantoea floridensis contains these coding sequences:
- the cysD gene encoding sulfate adenylyltransferase subunit CysD, which produces MDQNRLTHLRQLEAESIHIIREVAAEFSNPVMMYSIGKDSSVMLHLARKAFYPGTLPFPLLHVDTGWKFREMYEFRDRTVKAMGAELLVHRNPEGVAMGINPFVHGSAKHTDIMKTEGLKQALNKYGFDAAFGGARRDEEKSRAKERIYSFRDRFHRWDPKNQRPELWHNYNGQINKGESIRVFPLSNWTELDIWQYIFLENIEIVPLYLAAPRPVLERDGMLMMIDDDRIDLQPGEVIKQRMVRFRTLGCWPLTGAVESEAQTLPEIIEEMLVSTTSERQGRVIDRDQAGSMEMKKRQGYF; this is translated from the coding sequence GCGAGGTGGCGGCCGAGTTCAGTAATCCGGTGATGATGTACTCCATCGGCAAAGACTCCTCGGTGATGCTGCATCTGGCACGCAAAGCCTTCTATCCAGGCACGCTGCCATTTCCGCTGCTGCATGTTGATACCGGCTGGAAGTTCCGTGAAATGTACGAGTTCCGCGATCGCACCGTGAAAGCGATGGGTGCGGAGCTGCTGGTGCACCGCAACCCGGAAGGCGTGGCGATGGGCATAAATCCCTTCGTACACGGTAGTGCCAAGCATACCGACATCATGAAAACCGAAGGCCTGAAGCAGGCGCTGAATAAATATGGCTTCGATGCGGCCTTTGGCGGCGCACGTCGTGACGAAGAGAAGTCTCGCGCTAAAGAGCGTATCTACTCGTTCCGCGATCGCTTCCACCGCTGGGACCCGAAAAACCAGCGCCCGGAGCTGTGGCACAACTACAACGGCCAGATTAACAAAGGCGAAAGTATTCGCGTGTTCCCGCTCTCCAACTGGACCGAGCTGGATATCTGGCAGTACATCTTCCTAGAAAATATCGAAATCGTGCCGCTGTACCTTGCTGCGCCGCGCCCGGTGCTGGAGCGTGACGGTATGCTGATGATGATCGATGACGACCGTATCGATCTGCAGCCCGGCGAAGTGATCAAACAGCGTATGGTGCGTTTCCGTACCCTCGGCTGCTGGCCGTTAACCGGCGCGGTGGAATCCGAAGCGCAGACGCTGCCGGAAATTATTGAAGAGATGCTGGTCTCCACCACCAGTGAACGCCAGGGGCGCGTGATTGACCGCGACCAGGCCGGTTCGATGGAAATGAAAAAACGTCAGGGTTATTTCTAA
- the cysN gene encoding sulfate adenylyltransferase subunit CysN: MNTVIAQQIADQGGVEAWLTAQQHKSLLRFLTCGSVDDGKSTLIGRLLHDTRQIYEDQLSSLHNDSKRHGTQGEKLDLALLVDGLQAEREQGITIDVAYRYFSTEKRKFIIADTPGHEQYTRNMATGASTCDLAILLIDARKGVLDQTRRHSFISTLLGIKHLVVAINKMDLVEYKQETFEQIKQDYLDFAAQLPDDLDIRFVPMSALEGDNVATPSVTMPWYSGPTLLDVLETVELNRVVDHQPMRFPVQYVNRPNLDFRGYAGTLASGVVKVGQRVKVLPSGVESTISRIVTFDGDLPEAGAGEAITLVLKDEIDISRGDLLVDAAADLQAVQSATVDVVWMAEQPLQPGQSYEVKIAGKKTRARVEKVIHQVEINSLEKRTVDSLPLNGIGLVELTFDEPMVLDAYRQNPVTGGMIFIDRLSNVTVGAGMINQPLSDVRAQAGQFSDFELELNALVRRHFPHWNARDLLGGQ; encoded by the coding sequence ATGAATACCGTTATTGCACAACAGATTGCCGATCAGGGCGGCGTAGAAGCCTGGCTGACCGCGCAACAACACAAAAGCCTGCTGCGTTTCCTCACCTGTGGTAGCGTCGACGACGGCAAAAGTACGCTGATTGGTCGCCTGCTGCACGACACGCGTCAAATTTATGAAGATCAGCTTTCCTCGCTGCACAACGACAGCAAACGTCACGGTACCCAAGGCGAGAAGCTTGACCTCGCCTTGTTGGTCGATGGTTTGCAGGCCGAGCGCGAGCAGGGCATCACTATTGATGTGGCATACCGCTACTTCTCCACCGAGAAGCGCAAATTTATCATTGCCGACACGCCGGGACACGAACAGTACACGCGCAATATGGCGACGGGCGCCTCGACCTGCGATTTAGCGATCCTGCTGATCGACGCGCGTAAAGGCGTGCTGGATCAGACGCGCCGTCACAGTTTTATCTCCACGCTGCTGGGCATCAAACATCTGGTGGTCGCCATCAACAAGATGGATCTGGTGGAGTATAAGCAAGAGACCTTCGAACAAATCAAACAGGATTACCTCGATTTCGCCGCGCAGTTGCCGGACGATCTCGATATTCGCTTTGTGCCGATGTCGGCGCTGGAAGGCGACAACGTGGCGACGCCGAGCGTGACCATGCCGTGGTACAGCGGCCCAACGCTGCTCGACGTACTGGAAACCGTGGAGCTGAACCGCGTGGTGGATCATCAGCCGATGCGTTTCCCGGTGCAGTATGTCAATCGTCCCAACCTCGATTTCCGCGGTTATGCCGGTACGCTGGCATCTGGCGTGGTGAAAGTGGGCCAGCGCGTGAAAGTGCTGCCATCAGGCGTGGAATCCACCATTTCACGCATCGTCACCTTCGATGGCGACTTGCCTGAAGCGGGTGCCGGTGAAGCCATTACGCTGGTGCTGAAAGATGAGATCGACATCAGCCGTGGCGATCTGCTGGTAGATGCCGCTGCCGATCTGCAAGCGGTGCAATCCGCCACGGTGGACGTGGTGTGGATGGCCGAGCAGCCGCTGCAGCCGGGTCAAAGCTATGAAGTGAAGATCGCCGGGAAGAAAACCCGTGCGCGCGTGGAGAAAGTGATTCATCAGGTGGAGATTAACTCGCTAGAGAAACGCACGGTTGATAGCCTGCCGCTCAACGGCATCGGCCTGGTGGAACTGACCTTTGACGAACCGATGGTGCTGGATGCCTATCGTCAGAATCCGGTCACCGGCGGCATGATCTTTATCGATCGCCTGAGCAACGTCACGGTCGGCGCGGGGATGATCAATCAGCCGCTTAGCGATGTGCGTGCGCAAGCAGGTCAGTTCAGCGATTTCGAGCTGGAGCTGAACGCGCTGGTGCGTCGTCACTTCCCGCACTGGAACGCACGCGATCTGCTGGGCGGTCAGTAA
- the cysC gene encoding adenylyl-sulfate kinase has product MAQHDENVVWHDHPVTREEREQQHGHQGVVLWFTGLSGSGKSTVAGALEQALYRAGVNTYLLDGDNVRHGLCRDLGFSDDDRKENIRRVGEVAKLMVDAGLVVLTAFISPHRAERQMVRDLLAEGQFIEVFVDTPLAVCEARDPKGLYKKARAGELRNFTGIDSVYEAPDAPEIHLDGEQLVTKLTGQLLDLLRHRDIIKS; this is encoded by the coding sequence ATGGCGCAGCACGATGAAAACGTGGTGTGGCACGATCATCCGGTAACGCGTGAGGAGCGTGAACAGCAGCATGGCCATCAAGGCGTGGTGCTGTGGTTCACCGGACTTTCCGGCTCGGGCAAATCCACCGTGGCCGGCGCGCTGGAGCAGGCGCTGTATCGCGCCGGGGTGAACACTTACCTGCTGGATGGCGACAACGTGCGTCACGGCCTGTGCCGTGACCTTGGTTTTAGCGATGACGATCGTAAAGAGAACATCCGCCGCGTGGGCGAAGTGGCGAAATTAATGGTCGATGCCGGTTTAGTGGTGTTGACCGCCTTTATCTCGCCGCATCGTGCCGAGCGTCAAATGGTGCGGGATTTGCTCGCTGAAGGGCAGTTCATCGAAGTGTTTGTCGATACACCATTAGCAGTATGCGAAGCGCGCGATCCCAAAGGTCTCTACAAAAAAGCCCGTGCCGGCGAGCTGCGTAATTTCACCGGCATTGATAGCGTATATGAAGCGCCAGATGCCCCTGAAATCCATCTTGATGGCGAACAATTGGTTACAAAACTGACCGGCCAATTGTTAGACCTGCTGCGTCACCGCGATATCATCAAATCCTGA
- a CDS encoding DUF3561 family protein — translation MQNVTPMLARKDERTPDEPRSSLPGGVIGFLSYWCALAIPFLLYGSNTLFFFLYTWPFFLALLPVSVLIGIVLSLTFRTHLFWSGIATAMVVVCLFWLLFSFLSGW, via the coding sequence ATGCAGAACGTAACGCCCATGCTAGCCCGTAAAGATGAACGCACCCCAGATGAGCCTCGCTCATCGCTGCCGGGCGGCGTGATTGGCTTTCTCTCGTACTGGTGCGCGCTGGCGATTCCGTTCTTGCTCTACGGCTCCAACACGCTGTTCTTCTTCCTCTACACCTGGCCCTTCTTCCTCGCGCTATTACCGGTTTCGGTGCTGATTGGCATCGTGCTGAGCCTGACTTTCCGCACCCACTTATTCTGGAGCGGTATCGCCACGGCGATGGTGGTGGTGTGCCTGTTCTGGCTGCTGTTCTCATTTCTTTCAGGTTGGTAA
- the ftsB gene encoding cell division protein FtsB, with protein MGKLTLLLLVLLGWLQYSLWLGKNGIHDYTRVNDDVASQQANNAKLKARNDQLFAEIDDLNGGSEAIEERARNELGMIKPGETFYRLVPDQNKRNAQQAAQNQQR; from the coding sequence ATGGGAAAACTGACGTTACTGCTACTCGTGCTGCTGGGATGGCTCCAATATTCCCTGTGGCTGGGTAAGAACGGTATTCATGACTATACGCGCGTCAACGATGACGTGGCGTCACAACAGGCGAATAACGCCAAACTTAAAGCGCGTAACGATCAGCTGTTTGCCGAAATTGACGATCTCAATGGCGGCTCTGAAGCGATCGAGGAACGCGCACGCAATGAACTGGGCATGATTAAGCCCGGTGAGACTTTCTATCGTCTGGTGCCAGACCAGAACAAACGTAACGCGCAACAAGCTGCGCAAAACCAACAACGATAA
- the ispD gene encoding 2-C-methyl-D-erythritol 4-phosphate cytidylyltransferase produces MNQRPILADVIAVVPAAGVGSRMQAACPKQYLTIGQFTLLEHSVARLLAHPAVKQVIVPVSNDDGWFDSLPLAQDSRIVRVTGGDTRAESVLAGLNAIQHHEWVLVHDAARPCLHPDDLARLLAIREYSKVGGILAAPVRDTMKRGEPGKNAIAHTVDREDLWHALTPQFFPQQLLTACLTRALHEGATITDEASALEYCGYHPELVSGRSDNIKVTRPEDLALAAFYLTQIQLQESA; encoded by the coding sequence ATGAACCAGCGCCCGATCCTTGCGGATGTGATTGCCGTGGTGCCCGCCGCAGGTGTGGGCAGCCGTATGCAGGCTGCCTGCCCAAAACAGTATCTGACCATTGGTCAATTCACCCTTCTTGAACACAGCGTCGCACGGCTTCTGGCTCATCCGGCGGTTAAACAGGTCATTGTGCCGGTCAGTAACGACGACGGCTGGTTTGATTCGCTGCCGCTGGCGCAGGATTCGCGAATTGTCAGAGTGACGGGTGGCGACACGCGCGCCGAATCGGTGCTGGCGGGTTTAAACGCCATTCAGCATCACGAATGGGTGCTGGTACACGACGCTGCGCGTCCGTGTTTGCATCCTGACGATTTAGCGCGCCTGCTGGCAATACGTGAATACAGCAAGGTGGGCGGGATTTTAGCCGCGCCGGTACGCGACACCATGAAACGCGGCGAGCCGGGCAAAAACGCCATTGCGCATACCGTGGATCGCGAAGATTTATGGCATGCGTTAACACCCCAATTTTTCCCGCAGCAACTGCTCACCGCTTGCCTGACGCGCGCACTCCATGAAGGCGCTACCATTACTGATGAAGCGTCAGCGCTGGAGTATTGCGGTTATCATCCTGAGTTGGTGAGCGGGCGCAGTGACAATATTAAGGTGACGCGGCCAGAAGATCTGGCGCTGGCGGCCTTCTATCTTACCCAGATTCAGTTACAGGAGAGCGCATAA
- the ispF gene encoding 2-C-methyl-D-erythritol 2,4-cyclodiphosphate synthase → MRIGHGFDVHAFGGEGPLVIGGVRIPFEHGFIAHSDGDVALHALTDALLGAVAMGDIGKLFPDTDPAFKGADSRGLLREAWRRIQQKGYRIGNVDVTIIAQAPKMLPHVPQMRVNIAEDLGCHMDEVNVKATTTEKLGFTGRGEGIACEAVALLIKADRA, encoded by the coding sequence ATGCGTATCGGTCACGGTTTTGACGTTCACGCTTTTGGCGGCGAAGGTCCGTTAGTGATTGGTGGGGTGCGTATTCCCTTCGAACACGGTTTTATCGCCCATTCTGATGGCGATGTGGCGCTGCATGCGTTGACGGACGCCTTGCTCGGCGCCGTGGCGATGGGCGATATCGGCAAGTTATTCCCCGATACCGATCCGGCGTTTAAGGGCGCGGACAGCCGCGGCCTGCTGCGCGAAGCCTGGCGTCGTATCCAGCAGAAAGGCTACCGCATCGGCAACGTTGATGTGACGATCATTGCGCAGGCCCCCAAAATGCTGCCACACGTGCCACAAATGCGCGTCAATATCGCCGAAGATCTCGGTTGTCACATGGATGAAGTTAACGTTAAAGCGACGACCACAGAAAAGCTCGGCTTTACCGGTCGCGGTGAGGGCATTGCCTGTGAGGCGGTTGCGCTGCTGATTAAGGCCGATCGGGCATGA